CAGGATGGagcggggctgggcggggggcGTTATTTGGGGCagcactgggcgggggggggacgcagcagtgcagggggctgcagcggTGCCCGCAATGGGTGCTGTGGGCAGTGCTGCGGGGGGGGCAGGAGCCCCGCTGCAGCTGGGCCATTACTCAagctttttgggggggttggtagcCACCCTGCGGCTGGGCTATTGCacaatcatttttctttttttgggggggggaagctggCACCATTGCACAACCCGGGGGGGGCTGGCAGCTCCcacactgggggggggacgggacgggacctgAGGGTGCCAGCGCTGGGTGCCTTGGCACCCTTCTCCTGCCGGCAGTGCCTatccctgcccatccctgcctgcagctggcaggAGCCCAGCCCTGTTCcggctttgccccccccccccccggccccctgcagccccccctgcagcccctctccatccctctggaggagggggggcaggggaaaagaaaggcagtGCTGGCTCTCGCAGCGTGGGGGGCGGAAAATCCATGCCCGGTCACCGTCTTGGCCGCCCGCCCTGCCTGGCCCCAGGCCTGGGGCTTGTTTGTCCCGCAGGcaggcggggggggacacacacacacacacagaaggtTCTGcatcccagcccccccagccaggGCTTTGAGCGGGACCCACCgcccagagcccccccacccAGCCCTGGGCAACATGGCATTAGCTCAACCATCGCTGTGTCCCCAAATTGTGCCCGGGGTGAagaggggggggttgggggggggaggctggtcCCCGCTGCTGACTCAGAGCCCCGTGTCCAGGGTGGGGGCCGGATCCTGCTCTGAGCCCCCGCTCTGCCTGCGCAGGCAGCTGCCACCAGGTCGGGACCATGGCGCTGGTGCTGCTCTCCCTGCTCGGCCTCCTGATCGCCTGGGAGGGGGGACAGGCCCTCGTCCCCCCCAGCGAGCTCAAGCGTgagtgggggctggggggtgggcgGCAGcccgggtgggtgctgggggggggagggcaggggaccTGGCAGCACCGTGCCCAGGGCAGCCTTGGGTGgggaggatgcagcacccactgggttggggggggggcacggcttttcaattttttgggggggttgttccCTACAGGCTGGGGGAGCAAATGGGatggctgtggggtggggggagtgctgtgtccacgggggggggggattggaTGGAGGGGGCACGGCATCGCCCCTGGGGGGGCTGGATGGAGGGGGCACAGAGCATCATTCcgtgaggggctggggctggatgcTTTgcgggagggggggacacacacaaaggAAGATCCTGCCCCCAGAGATCCCCCCGGGCTGGCCAGGCGAGGGCTGGTGGGGGCACAGCGAGAGCCGGTGCCGATGGCCGGATGGGGGGTCCAAGGCCATTCCCGGGGCGCAGCCGGGGACTCACGGGCAGCGCTGGCCAAATATTGGGGGTGACAGGCAGGGATACGCACCCCCAGCCTGGGCGAGATTTTGGGTCACTTTTCTCGGGTTCTGTGAACTGGAATTGGGCCGCTGGCGAACAAACAGGACTCTGCACCCGCAAATATTTGCGTGCGCTGCTGGGGCTCCCACCGCCGCCTTGGGAACGGCCGGCCGAGGGAtgcccttcctcccccctcctccagaGATGTCGGCAGCCGGCAGCAAATACATCGACACGGAGGTGGAAAACGCCATCAACGGGGTGAAGCAGATGAAGACCCTCATGGACAAGACCAGTAAGGACCACCAAGCCATCCTGCACACCTTGGAGGAGAccaagaggaggaaggaggtgagtgaggatgaggagggtggtACCCAGAGCCCCTGGGCTGAGCACATCCGAAGGGCTGGGGGGATGCCGTGCCCCGGGGTCCGCGTGTCCCGGGAGCAGGGGGGGGGATGCCCTCGGGGCTGGACACGGATGCCTTGCAGGAGGCGGTGCAGCTGGCCcgggagaaggagcagcagctggcGGCGAAGCAGGAGGTGTGCAACGAGACGATGCTGGCGCTTTGGGAGGAGTGCAAGCCCTGCCTCAAGCACACCTGCATGCGCTTCTACTCCCGCACGTGCCGCAGCGGCTCGGGGCTGGTGGGGCGGCAGGTGAGTGGTCCCGCAGCACCCGGGGATGCTGAGGTCGGGGGGGATTTTGGCCTGATCCTGCTCCCTTGCCCGGCAGCTGGAGGAATTCCTCAACCATTCCTCACCCTTCTCCATCTGGGTGAACGGCGAGCGCATCGACTCGCTGCTGGAGCGGGACCAGCGGCAGGAGCGGCAGTTCGAGGACCTGGAAGAGCGTTTCGGGTTGCTGGAAGATGGGGTGGACGACATCTTCCAGGACAGCACCCAGGTGTACAGCCGCATGTATCCCTTCTTCCGAGCACCCTTTGGCAGCTTCCGCGAGGCGTTCCGACCCCCCGTCCAGCACGTCCGCCTGCCCCTGCGCAGCGGGAGGTTTTCCCGGGACCTGCATCCCTTCTTCCAGCATCCCCACCACAGCTTCCACCACCTCTTCCAGCCGCTCTTTGAGATGACGCAGCGAATGCTGGAGGAAATGCAGGGCAGCTGGGAGCACCCACTGGGTGGCTTTTCCTCAGGTAGGGTGCTCACCGTGGGCTGGGTGTCGTGAGCTCCCCAGTTTGGCTGGAACCCGCAGGGCTTCCCagcaaactccccccccccccacacacacacttcctaTTAGGGGGTGACTAACTTAGAGGATGAGCTCAACCCTAATACGACACATCAGAGAATCCCTATGGGAATCCAGGAATCACAAGCTCCACTGTTTGCAGAGCTGGCctggggttttgggttttccCCTCCCCGCACCAACTCTTGGCTGCCGGAGCTGCCGCTGTCCTGGGAAGGTGTTTGTTTTGGGCAGGCAACGCCGGTTGCAGCCCGGTTACCGGTGCCGTCACCGTCTGCCACCGCGGCCCCGGCTCGGGCAGCTGGGAAAAGGGATATTTTGAAAGGGAGGTTGGCAGGGAGTGCTTTGCTTGGGAAAAAACAGCTGGGGGGGATGTCAAAATTCCCTGGAAAAAGCACTTTTATGGCCCCCCAGGGTGTTGGCCGGGGCTGGCCCCACAGCTCTGCCCGGCACCGGGGGGGGTCTGTGGCGCTGCCGCCCCCCCACTCTGCAGTGTTTTGGGGTGCTGAGGCCAGCCTGGGCTTTCCACAGAGTCTCGTAACTTCAGCGACGAGCGCATGGTGTGTCGGGAAATCCGGCGTAACTCGGCCGGCTGCCTGCGGATGCGGGATGAGTGCGAGAAATGCCGGGAGATCCTCTCCGTGGGTGagccgggacgggacggggaccgtgAACGGTGccgggggagggcaggagggatgcACGTAGGGGAGGAGATCCGGGGGGGGGCATGCAGCGGGGCTGCGGGTGAGCCCTGACACCCCCCAATGCCCCCCAAACTTCCCCCCCTCCGCGCAGACTGCTGGCAGACGGACCCTGCCCAGAGCCAGCTGCGGGAGCAGATGGAGGACGCGCTGCGCCTGGCCGAACGCTTCACCCGCCGTTACGACGACCTCCTCCGCGCCTTCCAAGCCGAGATGCTCAACACCACCAGCCTCCTGGACCAGCTCAACAGCCAGTTTGGCTGGGTCTCGCGTTTGACCAACATCACCCAAGGCACCGACGGCTTCCTCCAGGTCACCACGGTGAGTCCCACCGGCGCTGCGGCACGCTCACAGGGCTCCAGTCCCGTCCCCCTCtccccgggcagggccggcggccaCGGAAAGTGGGTCAGGGGGAGAAAGAAGCGATTGTGCGCCCGACCGGCTGCCTCTCGGCATAATAGCCGGCTGCGGGGCCGGGTGCCAGGGCCAGGGGCCGGCACGGGGGCTAACCCAGCTTTCCCTGCTTTGTCTCCCCCCTCTCCAGGTCCTCTCCAAGGCTCCCAACCTCGAAGACCCCTCGTCCCCCCCCGACACGCAGGTGACGGTGCAGCTCTTCGATTCGGAGCCGCTGTCCCTCACCGTGCCCGGGGACATCTCCTGGGAGGACCCCCGCTTCATGGAGATCGTGGCCGAGCAGGCGCTTCAGCACTACAAGCAAAATACCATGTGagtgtgggacccccccccccgccatccccgtgGACAgggctggggttttggggggtccaCACCACGGCTcacccccctcccttcttcactcCGGCAGAGAGTAGCCGGGTGTTGCTCCCCATCGCCGCCGCAGCCCCGGTGCCCCAAGCCCCCTCCGCCGGCCCGGCCCTGTGCCGGGGGGGGTTGAATGCCGCTGCCACCGCcctcccccccgccaccgc
The Accipiter gentilis chromosome 16, bAccGen1.1, whole genome shotgun sequence DNA segment above includes these coding regions:
- the CLU gene encoding clusterin encodes the protein MALVLLSLLGLLIAWEGGQALVPPSELKQMSAAGSKYIDTEVENAINGVKQMKTLMDKTSKDHQAILHTLEETKRRKEEAVQLAREKEQQLAAKQEVCNETMLALWEECKPCLKHTCMRFYSRTCRSGSGLVGRQLEEFLNHSSPFSIWVNGERIDSLLERDQRQERQFEDLEERFGLLEDGVDDIFQDSTQVYSRMYPFFRAPFGSFREAFRPPVQHVRLPLRSGRFSRDLHPFFQHPHHSFHHLFQPLFEMTQRMLEEMQGSWEHPLGGFSSESRNFSDERMVCREIRRNSAGCLRMRDECEKCREILSVDCWQTDPAQSQLREQMEDALRLAERFTRRYDDLLRAFQAEMLNTTSLLDQLNSQFGWVSRLTNITQGTDGFLQVTTVLSKAPNLEDPSSPPDTQVTVQLFDSEPLSLTVPGDISWEDPRFMEIVAEQALQHYKQNTIE